Part of the Labilibaculum antarcticum genome, TTTTATTCCGGAACACATGACGTAAAGGAAAGGATGCGCTGGAAGGCTCCAATTGGGAAGTAGCGACCTGATAAAGTAGAGGTTGAAGTTGATGATGGTTTATCTTATCGACCAGCAATATATCAAATAGTCGATCATCCAATCTTCGGGCTAATTGAATCTCCGCAAATCACCTCCAACAATAATTATTTTCTTCTTTATCACTTTCTCTTATCGTTTTAGTAAACTCTATTTTAATCGTAACCAGTAGTGTATTTATTTGGTGGTAATTTAGGGTTGAAGCTCTCCGCTGAAAAATGAACAGCAGAAAGCTTCGATGAACATTAAATAAAAACGAACCTAAAACTTACTCTTAATCATCGTAAGTACCATCTTAGATTGCTCTACAGCCTTCAGCATGTGGAACATTTCCCGGCATCACAATAGTCTCTCCCGCATCCAGAATATTTGAATTTCCATCGATGATGATTTCAGCTTTTCCATCCACTATGTATACTACTGCATCATAGGGAGTGGTATATTCTGCTAGAGCCTCCCCTTTATCAAAGGCAAATAACGAAATATTCCCTGTCTCCTTTTTTATAATATTCTTACTGACGATTGCTTTAGAGGCATAATCGATATCCTGATTAAAAGAGAATTTCTTTCCTTTTTCAAATTCATTAATCCCCATTTTCTTTTGTTTTAATAGTTTCAGCCCTGAGTATTAGTAGGGTTTGGTGTTTTTACTACCAACACCCTAAAATTATTTTCACTTTCATTATAGAGGTAATGCGGAATATCTTTAGGGCTATCCACAATATCGTCTACCGAAACGGTCTTTTTTTCTTCTCCCACCTCAACAATGCCTGTACCTTCAACAACGTAAAAGAATACATTAACTGGCGTTTTATGTGGTTTTAACTTTTCTCCGGGTTTTAAAAGCAAATGAATCACTTGTACATCATCATTTTCATGAATCTTTCGTACATCAACTCCATGCGGATTTTTCTTTGTCTGAACATCCTTATAATTCGTAATTTTCATGATCTTCTTTTTTGAATTCTTATCATTTTTTAATGCTGATGTGCTCCGTGACCGTTTTTAATAATTCCAGATATCCCTTCCAGTGTATGGGTATAATCAACGTAAGCCACAACGTAAGCTCTTCCTTTTTCTAGAGATTCATTTTTAACCAGATTTAGTTTTTGCACCTTCTCGTATTTTTCACGCACGACTTTCTCAATGTGAGCTGTAAATTTTGTTGCCAGTTCATCCACACTTTGGCTTTCAATTGACTTATCAGCCATTTTTACAATAGGGGAGGCACTGCCCGCAGGCTTTATTCCTGTATAACCCATTCCTTCAGTTGCTCGATGCAATCTAACAAGGGTTTCGAAAAAATGTTGCTCTACAATTGTATAAGTCTCTTTGTCCCCATTTTTTAGTTTATAGGTTTTCTGGAACAAAGAAGTAACCTCAGATTCGTCTGCTTCACTTACCCATTTTAGGATAAGATTTACATTATTCGTTTCAAGTGCCTGACTGGCGACTTTAATAACAGGGCCATCATAGGAGTCACAATGTGCAAATGTATTTTGTGCTGAGAAGAAAAGGACTGAAAAAAGAAGGAGGGTAATAACTTTTACGTTTAAAATACGAGTTCCCTTTTTCTGACTTTTTGAGAAATTTGATTTTTGTGTTGTAATTTGTAAGTTCATTTGTCTGATTTTTAGTAAAACATTTATAATTACTTTTTTGGAATCACTCATTGGTGACTGATTTCTTGAGCAAATATATTGTGCCAATACAGACAAATCGTTTTACCTTATAAAGTGAGACCTGTTTGAAGACCTTAAACAGGGATACTTTATAAAGTGAGACTTGAGAAATAGGTGGAACGAACTTATTCAGGCTTGAGACCTGACTTGAACTGAGAGGGAGTTTGGTTGGTAACCTTTTTAAAAATACGGTTGAAAGCCGATTTCGAATTAAAGCCCGAATCTAAAGCTATACCTAATAAAGAGAAGCTTTCGTATTTTGGATTCTGAATTCTAGCTTTAACCTCTTCAACCCTGAAATGGTTGATGTATTCAAAGAAATTCTGACTAAACTTTTCATTTATAATCTGCGATAAATGATGTGAGGTGATATGTATTTGCGAAGCTAGCTGTGGGAGTGTTAATCCTGGGTCCATATAGGGTTTTTCAGTAATCATAAATTCGCTGAGTTGCCCGGCATATTTATCTGCTTCGTCTTCTTTTAATGTGGAGCCTGAATATTTGGTTTTTTCCTCAGTAATTAATCTTTGTTCTAATTTATCATCATACCCAAAAATCACTTTCTGTTTCAGCCCAAAATAACCTATAAGAATTACAAATAACGATAAAGCCAGAAATAAACTATCAGTACAGAAAACCATTGAAAAGTAGTTGAATACATGGTGGATTATAGTAATAAAAATCAGAATTGTCCATCCAATTCCAAAAACAGTTACTAGTTTTCGTAGCCATTCAAGATTGATCTCTTCAGTAGAGGAAAAGTTGTTGAATATGTTAATATCATGCTTCCTAAATTGTTTCAGGGTAAGCGCGAAGTAAAAGGGGCCCGATAATGCTGTAAGGATAAGGAAAAATACAAATAGCAAAGGGGGATGAATATATGAATGGACACGTTCTATCCTTAATTCATGGGCAGTGTCAGGAAAAAATGAAACAACAAACAGGTAAAGATTAAATGCCAAAAACGGAATAAGGTGGAGTAGGTTTTTTCTGTTAAATATTTTCTTATGTGAAACTAAACGAGAAGCATAAATAAACAAGAAAGGGCCGTGAAGAAGGAATAAGGAGATAAGGCTTATCGAAAGCAAATGAAAGTGAGTAAATAAACTGTGAGAATAAAAGGAATATACACCAATAAAGAGACCCAAATAGCTAAGCCAAGTTATCAGGATATTATCATGTATTCCTCGGGATCTCTTTTGAAAAAGCAGTAGCGCAAAGAAAAAGGCATTAAAAGCAGCGATGTAAAAAATGAATTTCATTGATATTGCTTAAGTCCTGATAAATTAAATCACAATTTTATTTATTATCTAATTTTGAGTTTTGCGCAGGAATTAAAATACAGTATATCCTAATACTCCTCTACTTTAAACACAGAAAACACGGGTCTTGCAGTACAGCTAAAATTTCTTTCCATAAGAAATAATTAAACCGTCCAATACAAAATTAAGAATTCGCAAATTTAATAAAATAAACGGAAAGCCTTCAAAAGGAGCTATTGAGAGCCATAGATTAATGGGGCGGATACGCGAAATACATACGAAAAGTAAAGGCACTTACGGTAGTCCCCTGATTACGGGATAATTAAAAGTTAATTATGTTCATGTTTCGCCACCCCATGATGCCAGGATAAATAAGACGGCTAATTTAGGAAATGGAATAATTCAATGGGTAATTGCTGGCAAAAGCCCCTAATACGGATTGAATTGCGGGCATCTGAGAAATTGCATTAACCATGTCCTTGGTTGTACTTGTACTGGCCTCCGCAATATCTCTGGTGTGTTTGTCCTTTAGGTCGCTTATTTTATCGTTTAGCTTTTCAATCGTGAATTCAGGCTTTAGATTCGTGTCCTCCAAAGCTCTGATCTTATCCCCGTACTCGCTTCTTTGGTTTAGGATGGTATTAAAATGTTCCCGTTCAACGGTTTGTAATTCTGCCGAAGTAGTTTGGTTCATTTACTGATTTTCCCTGCTATCTATATCGATGAGTGGATAAGTACCATCCAGTTCATCCAGATGTTTTTCAGTGGTTCTCATTTTATATGCCTTGTTTCTACAGGCAGAGGAACAATAGCGACTGTAAGACCACTTTCCTCTTATTGGTTCATTTGCATACTTCACATTTCATTTTCTGGTTTTTTTAATTTGTTGATTTTTTCAAATTTTTACAATTTGTTATCGGGTTTGCTGTGTTTGAAAATTCCTGCTTGATCAGTCATTAAATCTTGTATCCTTTAGTCGTCTAATACCGCTATCCCTGATTTGCAATCAGGGATTCACGAGTTTAGAATTTTTAATTCGTTTGTCTTAGTAATTTGAATTGTAAATCCTTAACTCCAGACCTGTAAATTACAAATTTACAGGAGCCGCTGTCCTTTCTTTTTGCCCTAAAAAATCTAAATTCTTGTCATACTTCCTACCTTTATAACAATTGTAAGAATAAAGGAAAGAATATGAAACGACCATGTGAAAAGTATTACACACAGGAGAATGAGTGTAATTAGGGAGTTCCATATGGTAAATGAAAATAAATTACACTCATATGAAACGTCCATGCCAAAGTGATTTTGACACACAGAGCGATGATTATTCCAGCATGGTAAGTTCCATATAGCAACTAAAAAGCAAATTATAATTATATGAAACTATCAACAGTCAATTTAATCTACTTTTCCCCAACAGGAACAAGTGAAAAAATAGTAAAAGCGATAGGACAAGAATTAGGTGCTAAGCAAATAAACGAGTTTGATATAACACCTTTGGCTTTTGCTTCATCAGAAAATCTGAAAATTGAGAGCGAGCTTTCAATAATTGCTATTCCTGTATATGGAGGACGTGTGCCGGAACAAGCTTTGGAAAACTTAAAGAAATTCGAAGTTAAAAATGCACCTGTGGTTTTAGTGGCTGTTTATGGAAACAGAGATTTCGATGATGCCTTACTTGAATTAAAAGATTTCGTATTAGAAATAGGATTTACACCTTTTGCAGCCGCTGCATTTATCGGAGAGCATTCATTTTCGATAGATAGTAAACCAATTGCTAAAAATCGTCCGGATAATCCTGATTTGCTAAAGGCAAAGCAATTTGGAGAAGAGCTGTTGCTTAAAATACAAGATGGAGAAGTAAATGGTTTTAAAGTTTGTGATGTTCCCGGAAATATTCCTTACAAGGCGAAAGGGAAAATGCCTGATATAGCTCCAACGACTAAGGAAGAACTTTGTGATTTGTGTGGTATTTGCGCCGACGTATGTCCGGTAGATGTTATTGTAGTTGCCGATAAGGTTGTTACTAATGCGGAAGCTTGTATTCGTTGTTGTGCTTGTATAAAGGCTTGTCCTAAGGGTGCTCGTGTTTTTGATATTCCGTTGATTGATGGCATAAGAGATAAGCTCTTTGCAAATTGTTCGGAACGTAAAGAGCCCGAGTTTTTTATTTAAAAGAGTTCAGGAAAAAAATAGAGGGATGGCAGATTTGCTGTCCTTTTTTTGTTTCTTAATGCTACCCCCTGACTTGTAATAAGCGATTTACAAGTTTGGAATTTTCAATTCTGTTTTTTCTGCGGATTACAAATCCTTAACTTCTTACCTATAAATTTGCAATCAAAGGTTTTGTGAATCTTGCTATTTAAGCAAAAAAAAAGATCGTCTGCATGACGATCTTTCTGTTATTAGTAATTTTATGTGATTAAAAATCCTTAAGTATTTGGATTCTTTTTAATTCTTTTATACGCTCACTATAATCAATTCTTGCAATTTTATTAAGCTCGTTAAAAATTTCATTATTTTCATCCAGATCCCAATCAATGTAGTTTTCATCATTATCAAACAAAACTCTAATTTTTTTTATAGAGTTTGAATTGCTCTTGATTATAGTTTCTAATTCGGAATTTACAATTGGGATATTTATTAATACTCTAACATCCTTCTGAGCAATTTTATGATTGTGCATGTACTTGCTCTCGATCCAAGCATTATCTGAATAATAGTATAGTTTATGTCTTCTGATATTAACGACCTTGTTATTACCTAATTTTAATAAAATATCAGATGTGTTTTGGAATGGTAGATGGAATCCAATTTTATTTTCTAACTCAGAAGTTGAGATTTCAAACTCAATTTGCAACGAACAAACAGAATTACTATTGATTGTAGACCATGGCTCCGGGTTCAAAAAATATTGATGATTCCATTTCTCCTTGGTGATGAGCATTGTACTATTGAAATGATGAAAATTGATATTGTTACCACCAATCCGTCCAATTGAAATAGTTAGTTTTTTTGTGCTTAAAACATTATTATTCAGCGTTATTTTTTCGGAATATGAGTTTTCCGAAAATGAGAACAATAGTAAGAATAGAGTTAAAAATCTTAAGAATGAAGTCGAGTAGCTGGGCATGAGTTTTGTTCGTTACATATACGGCATGCAAAAGTATAATTTTTAATGTTAAAATAGCAGTTCTTTTATAAGAAATGTATTTAAAATAATTCGATGTTTACTCCTGTTGTGACAGCGATAGTTGATGAGTCTTTTGATTACAAGTACAGTTTTGCCTGCAATTATGCTGCTGAAAAGGGGCTTCTTGATGTGATATAGGTTCAACCCCGGATTACAAATCCTTAACTCCCTACCTGCAAATTAAAAATTCATAGGAGCTGCTATTCTTGATTTCGTGTGATGTTAAAATTTCAATCTAGATGTTTAAGCTATCCTTAAAAACGATAACTTCGATTTTGAATAAGGATAATTCAAAATCAAAGAGTAGGTATTAATTTAATTTTAAAAATATGATGCTGCCAATTCTGTTAATAGTAGTGGGCTTTGTTTTGCTGATTAAAGGTGCAGACTGGATGGTTAGCGGATCATCAGCTTTGGCTAAAAAGAATAATATTTCGAACATTGCTATTGGCCTTACAATTGTGGCTTTTGGTACCTCTGCACCCGAATTGGTGGTGAATTCATTTGCCTCCTTTCATGGGCATTCCGACATTGTGTTTGGCAATGTAATTGGAAGTAATAATTTTAACTTGTTCATTATTCTTGGAATTGTTAGGACTTATTTCTCCAATCGTTGTGCAGTCGAATACTGTTTGGAAAGAGATTCCGCTCTCCCTTTTTGCCGTTCTAATTTTATATCTGCTTAGCAATAGCTTCTTTTTTCAGGATAGTTCGGTCCTCGGCCGACTCGATGGACTTGTATTAATTGTGATGTTTGGGCTTTTCTTGTTTTACGTTTACAGACAATTAAAAACAGAAACTCTTGTGCCTGAAATCGCAACAATACCAATGTCAACTCTTAAAATTTGGAGTTTTATTATTCTGGGTTTATCAGGTTTGATATTGGGAGGTAAGCTGGTTGTCGATAATGCTGTTGAGGTAGCCTCAAGTATGGGTGTAAGTGAAAAAATTATTGGCTTAACGATTGTTGCGGCCGGAACATCATTACCCGAACTGGTAACCTCGGTGGTGGCAGTTGTACGAAAGAATAATGACATTGCAATCGGGAATATTATTGGTTCAAATATCTTCAACATTTTCTTGATTCTATCTGTAAGCTCGTTTATTAGACCCATTGAGTTCGCATCTATATTTAATATCGATATTTATATTTTGGCAGGAGGTACTATATTCTTATTTATTGCCATGTTTACAGGAGTAAAGAAGAAACTGGATAGATGGGAAGCGGCACTTCTCCTAATCAGTTATTTGGCTTACACGACTTATTTAATTGCTAAAGAGGTGTAGGCTTTGTAGGTGATTCTACCTCCGTTTTTTATTGCTTAATTGTAATGTGAAATTAATTAAGATTGGTAGGTTGTAGATTAATATTGTCCTGTTTATTTTTTGTATTGGGCTATCCGCCCAAACCCGACTTCATTTTTTGTCTTGATACAAAAAACGGAAGCAAAAAAATCAAGGCTACATTTTAAAAAACTTCCTTATTTACCTCAAGCTTAAGTGCGGCCGGGTGATCTTCGAACAACCCCGATAGCTATCGGGGCTCAGCTTCCCGGTCTTACTAAATCCTAGAGGCAAAACAAAAACTCTTTAAAATAGATGCCAATCAACCTGTAATTTAAATAATACCCTTTTAAAAAAGACATACACTATCAATAACGTCTAAATGAATAAAATAAAAGCTATTCTTTAAAACATTTAGGACGCGATTGGTTGTAGATCAAAAATAGAAACCTTATATACACCCCAATGAGAATCCTTTTATACATACTGATCTTCTGTCTTCTCTCAATTACTTGTAAGGCCCAAAACTTATCTGAGCACCTTTCTGTAGAGGCAATAAAACTAACCGCACAAGAGGTGATTTACGATCCATCTTACTTTTCTATAGCTTATCCCAATGGAGATGTGCCTGCTGACAGAGGTGTGTGTACTGATGTGGTAATTAGAGCCTATCGCAAATTGGGAATCGATTTACAGAAGGAGGTTCATGAGGATATGCAAGCTAATTTTGCTTCGTATCCGGTTATTTGGGGCTTGAAACATACCGATAAAAATATTGATCACCGACGAGTACTCAATTTAATGAAGTTTTTTGAACGTCACGGACAGCTAAAACCGATGAGCCAAAACCCTGCAGATTATATGCCTGGTGATGTTGTGTGCTGGAATTTAGGCGGTGCAATTACACATATTGGTATCGTAATTAGTAAAAAATCAAGAGATGGAAAACGTTTCTTGATTGTCCACAATATTGGTGCGGGGCAGGTGATTGAAGATTGCTTGTTCGATTTTACCATCATTGGGCATTATACGTATTCCGGATCGAAATAAATGCCTGTTGTTTTTCTTGTTTAGTTACAGAAATGGAGCCTAAAAGCTTTTTTATTCTCCTGAGATACTTAGATATCCTGGCGGCAATGCACCTAAGAGCTTCTTTTGTAATGTTTTAAAGTAAAATTGAATCGATACTATTGGTGATTTACATTTTAAATGTTAAAAAAAGTGAACGTTCATTCACTTTGTGATTTATTTGTCTTATATTTGTTTTATTAAAGTCGAGAAAGTTAAAAACAGATTTAATAAGATGAAGAATATTTCAAGTAAAATATGGACAGGCGTTAGAATTCTATTTGCCATTTTCATGATAATGGGAGGAGTTCAACACTTCTTAAAACCAGATTTTTATCTGCCGTTTGTACCGGCCTTTTTACCTTTTCCAATAGCAATTATTTATTTATCAGGACTTGTGGAGATTGGTTTAGGATTGATTCTTGTTTATAAAAAGTATGCAAGAATAGCGGCATTGGGTATTTTCATTTTAATGATATTGTTTTTGCCTATTCATGTTTGGGATGTGTTTTCTGATGCACCGGCAATTGGGAGTCACAAGGCAGCATTAATCCGATTGCCATTTCAGTTTCTTTTTATGGCAATAGCCTGGAAGATTAAACAAGTTTCAGAAAAATTTTAGTAGTAATAGAACAGCACTATGGCGATAAGAAAAAAAAGTAAGGAGAAGCGGAATGCATTGTTAGAGGCTACTTTAAGTTTGGTGAACAACAATGGTTTTCACGATGCTCCGATGTCTAAAATAGCAAAGATGGCGAATGTGTCACCGGCAACTATTTATATTTATTTTGAGAACAAACAGGATCTGATTAACCAGTTATATCTGGAATTGAAAATATCATATACAGAACAGGCTTTTAAGGATTATTCCGAAAATATGCCGGTAAAAAAAGCCTTTGAGTTGATCTGGTACAACATTGCTGATTATAAATTAAAACAAGTTGATGAGGCTTGGTTTTTATCACAATGCGATAATACTACCATGATTGATGAGGCTGGCAGACAGGAAGGTTTGAAACATTTACAGCCCTTGT contains:
- a CDS encoding cupin domain-containing protein, whose translation is MGINEFEKGKKFSFNQDIDYASKAIVSKNIIKKETGNISLFAFDKGEALAEYTTPYDAVVYIVDGKAEIIIDGNSNILDAGETIVMPGNVPHAEGCRAI
- a CDS encoding cupin domain-containing protein yields the protein MKITNYKDVQTKKNPHGVDVRKIHENDDVQVIHLLLKPGEKLKPHKTPVNVFFYVVEGTGIVEVGEEKKTVSVDDIVDSPKDIPHYLYNESENNFRVLVVKTPNPTNTQG
- a CDS encoding DUF6448 family protein; this encodes MNLQITTQKSNFSKSQKKGTRILNVKVITLLLFSVLFFSAQNTFAHCDSYDGPVIKVASQALETNNVNLILKWVSEADESEVTSLFQKTYKLKNGDKETYTIVEQHFFETLVRLHRATEGMGYTGIKPAGSASPIVKMADKSIESQSVDELATKFTAHIEKVVREKYEKVQKLNLVKNESLEKGRAYVVAYVDYTHTLEGISGIIKNGHGAHQH
- a CDS encoding helix-turn-helix domain-containing protein; translated protein: MVFCTDSLFLALSLFVILIGYFGLKQKVIFGYDDKLEQRLITEEKTKYSGSTLKEDEADKYAGQLSEFMITEKPYMDPGLTLPQLASQIHITSHHLSQIINEKFSQNFFEYINHFRVEEVKARIQNPKYESFSLLGIALDSGFNSKSAFNRIFKKVTNQTPSQFKSGLKPE
- a CDS encoding 4Fe-4S binding protein gives rise to the protein MKLSTVNLIYFSPTGTSEKIVKAIGQELGAKQINEFDITPLAFASSENLKIESELSIIAIPVYGGRVPEQALENLKKFEVKNAPVVLVAVYGNRDFDDALLELKDFVLEIGFTPFAAAAFIGEHSFSIDSKPIAKNRPDNPDLLKAKQFGEELLLKIQDGEVNGFKVCDVPGNIPYKAKGKMPDIAPTTKEELCDLCGICADVCPVDVIVVADKVVTNAEACIRCCACIKACPKGARVFDIPLIDGIRDKLFANCSERKEPEFFI
- a CDS encoding sodium:calcium antiporter, producing the protein MMLPILLIVVGFVLLIKGADWMVSGSSALAKKNNISNIAIGLTIVAFGTSAPELVVNSFASFHGHSDIVFGNVIGSNNFNLFIILGIVRTYFSNRCAVEYCLERDSALPFCRSNFISA
- a CDS encoding sodium:calcium antiporter; this encodes MSTLKIWSFIILGLSGLILGGKLVVDNAVEVASSMGVSEKIIGLTIVAAGTSLPELVTSVVAVVRKNNDIAIGNIIGSNIFNIFLILSVSSFIRPIEFASIFNIDIYILAGGTIFLFIAMFTGVKKKLDRWEAALLLISYLAYTTYLIAKEV
- a CDS encoding DUF1287 domain-containing protein codes for the protein MRILLYILIFCLLSITCKAQNLSEHLSVEAIKLTAQEVIYDPSYFSIAYPNGDVPADRGVCTDVVIRAYRKLGIDLQKEVHEDMQANFASYPVIWGLKHTDKNIDHRRVLNLMKFFERHGQLKPMSQNPADYMPGDVVCWNLGGAITHIGIVISKKSRDGKRFLIVHNIGAGQVIEDCLFDFTIIGHYTYSGSK
- a CDS encoding DoxX family protein encodes the protein MKNISSKIWTGVRILFAIFMIMGGVQHFLKPDFYLPFVPAFLPFPIAIIYLSGLVEIGLGLILVYKKYARIAALGIFILMILFLPIHVWDVFSDAPAIGSHKAALIRLPFQFLFMAIAWKIKQVSEKF
- a CDS encoding TetR/AcrR family transcriptional regulator yields the protein MAIRKKSKEKRNALLEATLSLVNNNGFHDAPMSKIAKMANVSPATIYIYFENKQDLINQLYLELKISYTEQAFKDYSENMPVKKAFELIWYNIADYKLKQVDEAWFLSQCDNTTMIDEAGRQEGLKHLQPLLDLWERGQKEGIIKDVSPYILYAYAINPLAFLMNMQKHGLYQINQDSLEQAFQAAWDSIRI